The Bosea beijingensis genome contains the following window.
GGATGATGCCGTCCGGCGCCGGCTTGAAGCCGGTGAGCGCCGAGTTGTGCGCGAAGATCCATTGCGAGTGGTAGAGATAGACGATCGGCAGGTCCTTGAGCAGGATCGCGGTCGCCTTGGCGTATTCGGCCTTGCGCGCCTCGACGTCGCCGAGCGAGCGGGCCTTCGCCAGGATCGCGTCGAGCTGCTCGTTGCAATACTTGGCGTCGTTCGTCGCGGCGCCGCAGGAGAGCATCGGCGTGACGTTGAGGTCGGGGTCGACACGGCCGCTCCAGCCGACGAGATGGGCCTGGAACTTGCCCTGGCGGGCGATGTCGAGCAGCGTCATCAATTCGGTCGGCTTGATCGAGACCTTGATGCCGATCTCCTGCACCATCGCCTGGATGAGCTGGGCGACCTGCTGGCGCTCGGCATCGGTGGGGACCAGCAGTTCGAGATCGACCGACTTCACGCCAGCCTCGGCCATCTTCTTCTTGGCGGCGGCGAGGTCACGGGCCGGGACCGGGAAGGTCTTGTCGTAGAACGGGCTGGACGGCGGGAACGGCTGGTTGCCGGTGCTGGCCTGGCCGTCGAAGACGACATTGCTGATCGCCTGGCGATCGATCGCGAGGCTGAAGGCTTCGCGGATCGCGGCCTTCTTGCCGGCGTCGAGATTGGCGCCGTCGCCGCCGATACTGAAGGTGATGCCGTAATAGCCGAGGCCGACCACGGGATCGACAGCGAGCGCCTTGTCCTTCTTGACCGCTTCGACGTCGGTTGCGGCCAGGCGCTCGATCAAGTCGAGCTGGCCGGAGCGCAGGTTGAGCAGGCGGACGTTGGAATCCGGCATACCGCGATAGATCAGGCGGTCGAATTGATATTTCGCCGCATCATAATATTGCGGGAACTTCTCGAGGACGATGCGGTCCTGGACAATGCGCTCCAGGAATTTGTAGGGGCCGGAGCAGACCGGCGCATCGGTGAACTTGTCACCGAGCTTGGCGCCCGCCGCCGGGCTGATGATCATGCCGGCGCGATCGCTGAGCGCGGCGAGCAGCGGAACCGACGGCTCCTTGAGGTTGATCTTGACGGTCGTTGCATCGACGGCCTCGACGGTCTTGATCGCGCTGATCTCGGCCTTGCGGCGCGAGATGCCGGAGGTGAGCGCACGCTCCAGATTGTACTTGATCGACGCGGCGTCCACCGGCGTGCCGTCATGGAAGACGGCGTCCTTGCGCAGCTTCAGCGTCAGCACGGTGCTGTCCGGACTCCATTCCCAGCTTTCCGCGAGCATTGGGATGATTTTGCCGGTGTCGTCGATGTCGACGATCTTGTCGCAAAGCGACTGCAGGACATGGCGGCCGACGAAGCTCCAGTTGGAGACAGGGTCGAGCGTATCCGGATCGTCCTGCAGGCCGATCTTCAGAACGGATTGAGCGGTGGCGGGAGCCGCCGTTACCGCGAGGTTGCCGAGGGCAAGGGCCGCGGCGAGAGCGAGCAATGCTGGTTTCATCGGTATTCCCCTCTTCTGTCCTTATGTGCCGACTGCGCGATCAGCGGGCGACCGCGTAACCCTGGACGCCGCGTGGATTGGCGCCGGCCTTGATGAGCTGCACGTCCCCGTCCATCTCGCGCGCGACCGCCGAGAGACGCCCTTCCGACCAGGCGTCGCCGACCGTGATCTTGTGCCCCCGCGCCGCCAGGTCCTCGCGAACCGCCTCCGGGAAGCGGGATTCGAGCGTCACGGCGCCGTAGCTGATCTCGCGCGGCCAGAAGGATGAGGCGAGATGGTCGGTGTGGAAGGATGGAGCATCGATCGCTTCCTGCAGATTCATGCCCTTGTGCAGATGGCGCAGCAGCATGATGAGCTGCCACTGGTCCTGCTGGTCGCCGCCGGGCGTGCCGAAGGCCATGTAGGGCTTGCCGTCGCGATAGACGGTGGATGGCGTCAGGGTCGTGCGCGGCCGCTTCGACGGCGCCAGGGTCGAGTTCAGCCCCTCTTCTAGCCAGAACATCTGCGCGCGCGTGGTCAGGCTGAAGCCGAGGCCGGGAATGACGGGGCTCGACTGGAACCAGCCGCCCGACGGCGTCGCCGAGACCATGTTGCCCCAGCGATCGACGGCGCTCACCTGCACGGTGTCGCCGCGCTGCGCGCCTTCGCGGGTCAATGCCGGCTCGCCCTGCCTGTCGTTCGGCAGCTTGGCCTCGCGGACGGTCGGCTCGCCGCCGCCGAGGCCAGGCTGCGCGATGGTGCCGACCTTGCGCAGCGGCGGCAGGTTTGGATTGCGGCCATCGGGTGTGCCGGGCAGCACCTCCATCGACGCCGCTCCCGTGATCAGCGCGCGCCGGATGTCGGCATAGCCGGAGGAGAGCAGCGCCTTGATCGGCACGTCGGAATTGTCGCCATACCAGGAATCGCGATCGGCCATCGCGAGCTTGGTCGCCTCGACGACGAGATGGACGAAATCGGCGCTCATCGGGTCGAGATCGGCGATATCGGTGCCCTTGAGGATCTGCAACATCTGCAGCAGCACGGGGCCTTGCGACCACGGCCCGCATTTGAAGACCTCGTAGTCGCCATAGGTCACGGAGACCGGCTTCTCGACCACCGGCTGGTAATCGGCCATGTCCTGGGCGGTGATCAGGCCCTTGTGATGGCGGCCCGAGACGTCCCAGACCTCCTCCGTCGCGCAGAACTTCTCGATCCGCTCGGCGACCGGCCCGCGATACCAGAAGTCGAGAGCCGCATTGATGCGTGCCTCCCGGTTCTTGCCGGATTTCGCGTGATCCAGAATCTGCTGGTAGAGCGCCGCGATCTGCGGATTGCGGAACAGCTTGCCGGACTGGGGCGCGACGCCGCCGGGCAAGTACAGCTCAGCCGAGCTCGGCCAGTGGGTTTCGAAAAGCTCGCGCATTTCGCCGATCGTCCGGGCGATGCGCGGCACCAGCGGATGGCCGGTACGGGCGTAGTAGATCGCCGGTGCGAGCACGTCCTCGAGTTCGGCCGTGCCGTAGTCGCGCAGCAGGGTCAGCCAGGCGCCGAAGGCGCCGGGGATGCAGGCGGCGAGCAGGCCGGTGCCCGGAATGATGTCGAGGCCGAGGCCCTTGAAATAGGCGACGGTCGCCCCGGACGGCGAGGGGCCCTGGCCGGAGATCACGATCGGCGTCTCGGCGCCGGCCGGCGTGACGATGATCGGCACTTCGCCGGCAGGGCCGTTGAGATGCGGCTCGACGATCTGGAGGACGAAGCCGGTGGCGACCGCCGCGTCGAAAGCCGTGTGCCCCTTTTCCAGGATGGACATGCCGACGGTCGAAGCCAGCCAGTGGGTCGAGGACACCGCCCCGAATGTGCCCCTGAGTTCCGGTCGCGTCGTGAATGTCATGGCAGTTCCTCAATTCCAGCCGTTTGCAGCCACCTGAGAAGGGTGCCGGAAAGGCTGGATGTCGCGCGAGAGTGTAGGCAGGCCTCGGGAAGGCGTGCCGCATCACAGATGCGGCGGCACCTTTTTGTATATTATTTGTCCACAATGCAATAGGATTGTGTAATCTTCAGACGCGATCGCGATGGTGGTCTCTGGATTGGTCGACGTGTGAGCAGAGGAGCGATCGATGTCGGAGATATCCGCCGCCACCCGGAAAAGTCGCAGCGATTTCATCGCTGAACAGCTCGAAGAGGCTGTCATCAACGGCGCGTTTCCTGCCGGCGCACGGCTCGACGAAGCATCGATCGCCCTGCAGTTCGGCGTCTCGCGCACACCTGTCCGCGAGGCATTGCATATCCTGTGCGGGCGAGGATGGGCTGAGCGCGAACCCTTCAAGGGCGTGGTCGTGACGCAGATCTCGGCGGAGCGCATCGACGAGATGTTCGAGGCGATGGCCGAGCTTGAAGCGACATGCGGCCGGCTGGCCTCGCATCGGATGACGATGAGCGAACGCGGCGAACTCGAAAGTCTGCACCGCCGGATGAACGTGCTCGCCGAAGAGGGCGACAACGACACCTACAACGACCTCAACACGCGGTTCCACAACCTGCTTTTCCAGGGCAGCCACAACAGCGACCTGATCGCCGTCGCCCAGACCCTCCGATTGAAACTGGCGCCGTTCCGCAAGTTCCAGCTCAAGGACAAGGGGCGGATCAAGCAGTCCTGCCGCGAGCACCAGCGGATCGTCGATGCGATTCTGGATCAGGACGCCAAGGCCGCCGAAAGCGCGCTGCGCCGCCATCTCGTCTCGGCAGCGCAGGAAGTCCTGAGCCGGCGGCAGCGGCAGGAAGACGAAACCGTCGCTGCAACCACCTCCTGAAAGGAAATACGACATGTCCGATGCGGCCGACGTGGATGCCATCCGCACAATGATCGCCACCATGCAGGCGGCCTGGAACCGCGGCGACTTCCATGGCTACATGGCGGGCTTCGCCAATCCCGATGTCGTCTTCGTCTCGCGCGGGCGCATCCAGAAGGACTGGCAGGCGACGCTCGACCATTACATCGCCGATTATGGCGGCGCGCCCGGTTCGCAAGGGCAGCTCGCCTTCACGAATATCCGCGTCGAGATGCTGGCGCCGGATGCCGCCCAACTGATCAGCGATTACAGGCTGGTGCGCGCCGCCGGCAACCAGACCGGCGTCAACACGCGCCTGATGCGCAAGCGCGACAACAAGTGGGTCATCGCGCTCAATCACGTCTCCCAGATCGAGGATCGCGACAGCAAGGGTTGACGGGCGGCGGAGCGCGCGGCGGGGTCTCAGCCATCGCCGCTCCTGCCGGCCAATGGCACGGACACCCTGAAAGTCGCACCATTCGGACCTTTCTGCCGGCGAGGCATGATCAGGGCCGCACCGACCGGTCGTGGCGGCAAGTCCTTGCTTGCCCTCGATGGTGGTCGAGATCGCTCGTTTCCTGATGATGACAACATTTATCCAACCGCAGGTTGGAATAACCTCGCGAATCACTTGTACTGGAGGTTGCAAGTATGCGCGGGTGCCTCAGCGCGCTCCGTCGGCGAGAGTAACCGCTCGTTAACCGGCGTTAACCGATGGTGAAGACATGACGATGCTGTACCGACATCGGCACGCGTGCCTATGAGGGCCTTGAGCTTCATCGATCGGATGTCTTCCAACAGGCTCCGTGGCTTGTTC
Protein-coding sequences here:
- a CDS encoding ABC transporter substrate-binding protein, giving the protein MKPALLALAAALALGNLAVTAAPATAQSVLKIGLQDDPDTLDPVSNWSFVGRHVLQSLCDKIVDIDDTGKIIPMLAESWEWSPDSTVLTLKLRKDAVFHDGTPVDAASIKYNLERALTSGISRRKAEISAIKTVEAVDATTVKINLKEPSVPLLAALSDRAGMIISPAAGAKLGDKFTDAPVCSGPYKFLERIVQDRIVLEKFPQYYDAAKYQFDRLIYRGMPDSNVRLLNLRSGQLDLIERLAATDVEAVKKDKALAVDPVVGLGYYGITFSIGGDGANLDAGKKAAIREAFSLAIDRQAISNVVFDGQASTGNQPFPPSSPFYDKTFPVPARDLAAAKKKMAEAGVKSVDLELLVPTDAERQQVAQLIQAMVQEIGIKVSIKPTELMTLLDIARQGKFQAHLVGWSGRVDPDLNVTPMLSCGAATNDAKYCNEQLDAILAKARSLGDVEARKAEYAKATAILLKDLPIVYLYHSQWIFAHNSALTGFKPAPDGIIRLTNVSRKK
- a CDS encoding gamma-glutamyltransferase family protein, which translates into the protein MTFTTRPELRGTFGAVSSTHWLASTVGMSILEKGHTAFDAAVATGFVLQIVEPHLNGPAGEVPIIVTPAGAETPIVISGQGPSPSGATVAYFKGLGLDIIPGTGLLAACIPGAFGAWLTLLRDYGTAELEDVLAPAIYYARTGHPLVPRIARTIGEMRELFETHWPSSAELYLPGGVAPQSGKLFRNPQIAALYQQILDHAKSGKNREARINAALDFWYRGPVAERIEKFCATEEVWDVSGRHHKGLITAQDMADYQPVVEKPVSVTYGDYEVFKCGPWSQGPVLLQMLQILKGTDIADLDPMSADFVHLVVEATKLAMADRDSWYGDNSDVPIKALLSSGYADIRRALITGAASMEVLPGTPDGRNPNLPPLRKVGTIAQPGLGGGEPTVREAKLPNDRQGEPALTREGAQRGDTVQVSAVDRWGNMVSATPSGGWFQSSPVIPGLGFSLTTRAQMFWLEEGLNSTLAPSKRPRTTLTPSTVYRDGKPYMAFGTPGGDQQDQWQLIMLLRHLHKGMNLQEAIDAPSFHTDHLASSFWPREISYGAVTLESRFPEAVREDLAARGHKITVGDAWSEGRLSAVAREMDGDVQLIKAGANPRGVQGYAVAR
- a CDS encoding GntR family transcriptional regulator, which translates into the protein MSEISAATRKSRSDFIAEQLEEAVINGAFPAGARLDEASIALQFGVSRTPVREALHILCGRGWAEREPFKGVVVTQISAERIDEMFEAMAELEATCGRLASHRMTMSERGELESLHRRMNVLAEEGDNDTYNDLNTRFHNLLFQGSHNSDLIAVAQTLRLKLAPFRKFQLKDKGRIKQSCREHQRIVDAILDQDAKAAESALRRHLVSAAQEVLSRRQRQEDETVAATTS
- a CDS encoding SgcJ/EcaC family oxidoreductase; this encodes MSDAADVDAIRTMIATMQAAWNRGDFHGYMAGFANPDVVFVSRGRIQKDWQATLDHYIADYGGAPGSQGQLAFTNIRVEMLAPDAAQLISDYRLVRAAGNQTGVNTRLMRKRDNKWVIALNHVSQIEDRDSKG